A stretch of the Nicotiana tabacum cultivar K326 chromosome 6, ASM71507v2, whole genome shotgun sequence genome encodes the following:
- the LOC107806560 gene encoding pseudo histidine-containing phosphotransfer protein 6-like: MLGLGMERLRADINRLLALLFHQGVLDEQYLQLQQLQDESSPNFVSEVVNIYFQESEKLLRNLRSLLMDREFSDYKKMGVHLNQFIGSSSSIGAKRVRNVCVAFRVASEQNNRLGCLRALELLEHEYCYLKNKLHELFQIEQQRLLAAAVRYPAQH; encoded by the exons ATGCTTGGTCTCGGAATGGAGCGATTGCGAGCTGATATCAATCGCTTGCTCGCCTTACTCTTCCACCAg GGAGTATTGGACGAGCAATATTTGCAGCTGCAACAGCTTCAAGATGAATCCTCTCCTAATTTCGTCTCTGAAGTTGTCAACATTTATTTTCAAGAGTCCGAAAAACTCTTACGAAATCTCAGATCGTTGTT GATGGACAGAGAGTTCTCGGACTACAAGAAAATGGGAGTGCATTTGAATCAGTTCATAGGAAGCAGCTCAAGCATTGGTGCCAAACGCGTCCGAAATGTATGCGTTGCCTTTCGCGTTGCGTCCGAGCAGAACAATAGACTAGG ATGTTTGAGAGCTTTAGAGTTGCTTGAACATGAATACTGTTATCTCAAGAACAAACTCCATGAACTTTTCCAG ATAGAGCAGCAAAGACTGCTAGCAGCTGCAGTCAGATACCCAGCCCAGCACTAA
- the LOC107806559 gene encoding protein LURP-one-related 12-like codes for MNGKAVVEDAYLYSEETNLTVLKTSLFFTGDGFTAYDCKGELVFRVDTYGPDSRDLGELVLMDATGRCLLTVRRKRPSLHNRWEGFLGEREEGQKPIFSVRRSSIIGRSSVTVEVYSNPMEEYQIEGSFAQRNCTFFNADKVSVAEIRRKVDTCANVVLGKDVFSLSVKPGFDGAFAMGLVLVLDQIQGDDYVNPNDNRVDADPISDYPNLSS; via the exons ATGAATGGTAAAGCTGTTGTTGAAGATGCATACCTTTATAGTGAAGAGACGAATCTCACAGTTCTCAAGACTTCCCTTTTCTTCACTGGCGATGGCTTCACTGCCTACGATTGCAAAGGCGAGCTTGTTTTCCGAGTCGATACGTATGGACCGGACTCTCGTGACCTGGGTGAACTCGTTCTAATGGACGCCACTGGTAGATGCCTTCTCACTGTTCGACGTAAG AGGCCGAGTCTACATAACAGGTGGGAAGGATTCTTAGGGGAAAGAGAAGAGGGACAAAAGCCAATATTCAGCGTGCGTAGATCCTCAATTATCGGAAGATCGAGCGTGACGGTGGAGGTATACAGCAATCCAATGGAAGAGTATCAGATCGAAGGGTCATTTGCGCAGAGGAACTGCACGTTTTTCAACGCCGATAAAGTATCAGTGGCTGAGATTAGACGCAAAGTGGATACTTGTGCCAATGTAGTGCTTGGGAAGGACGTTTTCTCTTTATCAGTTAAGCCTGGTTTTGATGGTGCTTTCGCCATGGGATTAGTCCTTGTGCTTGATCAGATTCAAGGTGATGATTATGTTAATCCGAATGATAATCGGGTCGATGCGGACCCCATATCCGATTATCCCAATCTTTCTTCTTGA